From a region of the Archocentrus centrarchus isolate MPI-CPG fArcCen1 chromosome 18, fArcCen1, whole genome shotgun sequence genome:
- the LOC115796626 gene encoding LOW QUALITY PROTEIN: protein FAM111A-like (The sequence of the model RefSeq protein was modified relative to this genomic sequence to represent the inferred CDS: substituted 1 base at 1 genomic stop codon), producing MKMIKGPDENVIIQMGAGDNESVVATHFPCSCIGDREVLTISCKSEKVEEAQVQDSKMVHPKDFYSVFYIDTKGGLNAKKKKLVKNGNLKHFKYLCVYGEKGITVKEALTRDGRFIDSLGYFELININDKCKTECTDRIDNLNDKKFKICLPRQYNNFTKDVNHQAEHGQQKQQKPEHASNNLQHKKETKSVLDEAQQRGISVKQAVKETGSSIDPKEVYKLLCEQFPRLKQWMESRFPDHSFQKSLNLRKENFGKIQQSFSEVHRVRELLQLAESVCLLQVHISDSSAEQGTGFVLFDKFVLTSAHLFKHWMDPKLPNWCELVNITAVFNFETQESEKMMVKAKVFVGNNELDYAILKLETEKVPPGLLKRFGPLPSDGEACIVGHPAGGVKKLDPTCIIEKEKREEAVNKNLENYRDDFIAIYELDQAIKNDPYENIRVNYNTLMYHGASGSPVFDAHGRVFGLHTGGFFYGFPKADESVIEYAFPLLTIFENCVGNLKKRGDEKLLERVEEEAKGNRXLENIIASVMGPKQSRPEESVELS from the coding sequence atgaagaTGATTAAGGGTCCAGATGAGAACGTCATCATTCAGATGGGTGCAGGAGATAATGAATCAGTCGTTGCAACACATTTTCCTTGTTCTTGTATTGGCGATCGTGAGGTTCTGACCATATCATGTAAATCAGAAAAAGTAGAAGAGGCCCAGGTCCAAGACTCCAAAATGGTACATCCCAAAGATTTCTATTCAGTCTTTTACATTGACACAAAGGGAGGGCTAAATGCCAAAAAGAAGAAGCTTGTTAAAAACGGGAATTTAAAACACTTCAAATATCTCTGTGTATATGGAGAGAAGGGGATAACTGTGAAGGAGGCTCTGACGAGAGACGGTCGCTTCATCGATAGCCTCGGCTACTTCGAGCTGATCAACATCAATGACAAATGTAAGACTGAGTGCACAGACAGGATTGATAATCTCAATGATAAGAAATTCAAAATATGTCTTCCAAGGCAATATAATAATTTCACAAAAGATGTAAATCATCAGGCTGAACATGGgcagcagaaacagcaaaaacctgaACATGCATCAAATAATTTACAGCACAAgaaagaaaccaaatcagtcTTAGATGAAGCACAGCAGAGGGGAATCAGTGTGAAACAAGCAGTCAAAGAAACAGGCAGCAGCATTGACCCTAAGGAGGTTTATAAGCTGCTGTGTGAGCAGTTTCCACGTCTCAAACAATGGATGGAGAGCAGATTCCCTGATCATtctttccagaaatcactgaacCTGAGGAAGGAGAACTTTGGAAAGATCCAGCAGTCTTTTAGTGAAGTTCACAGAGTCAGGGAGCTGCTCCAGCTGGCCGAGTCAGTTTGTCTGTTGCAGGTACACATATCTGACTCTTCTGCAGAGCAGGGCACAGGCTTTGTGCTATTTGATAAATTTGTCTTAACCAGTGCCCATTTATTTAAACACTGGATGGACCCAAAATTACCTAATTGGTGTGAATTAGTAAACATCACTGCTGTCTTTAACTTTGAAACACAGGAATCAGAGAAGATGATGGTAAAAGCCAAGGTGTTTGTTGGTAACAATGAGTTAGATTACGCTATACTTAAGCTGGAAACAGAGAAGGTTCCTCCAGGGCTCCTCAAGAGATTTGGGCCTCTACCTTCAGATGGTGAGGCCTGTATTGTTGGACACCCAGCAGGGGGGGTGAAAAAACTAGATCCTACCTGTATCATCGAGAAAGAGAAACGAGAGGAGGCTGTTAATAAAAATTTAGAGAACTACAGAGATGATTTCATTGCAATCTATGAACTCGATCAGGCAATCAAAAATGACCCATATGAAAATATCCGTGTGAATTACAACACTTTAATGTATCACGGCGCTTCTGGCTCTCCAGTTTTCGATGCTCATGGGCGAGTGTTTGGTTTGCACACTGGTGGATTTTTCTATGGGTTTCCAAAGGCTGATGAGAGTGTGATTGAGTACGCTTTTCCTCTGCTCACAATATTTGAAAATTGTGTCGGTAATCTGAAGAAACGTGGGGATGAGAAGCTGCTGGAAAGAGTTGAGGAGGAAGCAAAAGGAAACCGATAATTAGAAAACATTATTGCGTCTGTTATGGGGCCAAAACAAAGCA